In one window of Oscillatoria salina IIICB1 DNA:
- a CDS encoding AI-2E family transporter has product MTLGKWIGLVIFVVAIYILWQIRQVLLLLFAAVVIANALNILVKRFQRSGLQNRGYAVLLSVFLVVTVLVGFFWLIVPPFADQFQQLAELVPKGLAQINSWLYSLKNRLDPDLIDYLPDINQLFSQLQPFAERVLGGGISFFSSSLGVLLNLLLVIVLSLMLLADPEPYRRGFVRLFPSFYRRRVEEILLQCDKALQGWLLGILFNMAVIAVFSFVGLLILGIPLALSQAMLAGLLTFIPNIGPALSVIPPIAISLLEDPWKAIAVLILYVIIQQVEGTILTPLVMAQQVSLLPAVTLLAQVFFASFFGFLGLFLALPLTVVGQVWLKEVLFNDILDSWQAHDKNRTIKVIASLEQTDFTSGEETDIYDRDNEPSIAVSKTEQTSAASDSSTTENENDEQKPADNQHG; this is encoded by the coding sequence GTGACATTAGGTAAATGGATTGGCTTAGTTATTTTTGTAGTTGCCATCTACATACTGTGGCAAATTAGGCAAGTATTACTGTTACTCTTCGCTGCGGTTGTTATTGCCAATGCCTTAAATATTCTTGTCAAAAGATTTCAGCGATCGGGATTGCAAAACCGGGGTTACGCTGTCTTACTATCAGTATTTTTGGTAGTTACTGTTTTGGTTGGATTCTTCTGGCTAATTGTACCTCCCTTTGCCGATCAGTTTCAACAACTAGCAGAGTTAGTTCCCAAGGGACTAGCACAAATCAATAGTTGGCTTTATAGCTTAAAAAATCGGCTCGATCCCGATCTAATTGATTATCTTCCCGATATCAACCAACTTTTCAGTCAATTACAACCGTTTGCTGAACGAGTTTTAGGCGGTGGAATCAGCTTTTTTTCTAGCTCATTAGGTGTTTTACTTAACTTATTACTCGTCATAGTTTTAAGCCTAATGTTATTAGCAGATCCCGAACCTTATCGCCGAGGATTTGTACGCTTATTTCCTTCATTTTATCGTCGCCGAGTCGAGGAGATTTTGTTGCAGTGTGACAAAGCCTTACAAGGATGGCTTTTAGGAATTTTATTTAATATGGCAGTTATTGCTGTCTTTAGTTTTGTGGGATTATTAATATTAGGAATACCTCTAGCATTATCTCAAGCAATGCTAGCAGGTTTACTAACTTTTATTCCTAATATTGGACCTGCTTTAAGTGTAATTCCACCCATAGCTATTTCCTTGCTTGAAGATCCTTGGAAAGCGATCGCAGTCTTGATTCTTTATGTGATTATTCAACAGGTAGAAGGGACAATTTTGACTCCCTTAGTAATGGCACAACAGGTATCTTTATTACCCGCAGTAACCTTACTAGCGCAAGTGTTTTTTGCCTCTTTCTTTGGGTTTTTAGGGCTATTTCTAGCTTTACCTTTGACAGTAGTCGGTCAAGTATGGCTGAAAGAAGTGTTATTTAATGATATTTTAGATAGTTGGCAAGCTCACGATAAAAATCGAACAATTAAAGTTATTGCTAGTTTAGAGCAAACTGACTTTACTTCTGGGGAAGAAACTGATATTTACGATCGCGATAATGAGCCTTCAATTGCCGTCTCTAAAACTGAGCAAACTTCGGCAGCTTCTGACAGCAGTACAACTGAAAATGAAAATGACGAGCAAAAACCAGCAGATAATCAGCATGGTTAA
- a CDS encoding homocysteine biosynthesis protein: MRTIAEINEKINSQRAVVWTTEELKAKVKTGGIKKAFQEVDVIATGTFEPMESSGAIINLGHTDPPIKIRQCWLDNVPAYAGFGAVDLYLGATVMADYSNTEATDIETRQGASTIERGGGHVIEDLIAGKPINLRAIGQITDCYPRASLETTISRETINQFYLYNPRNLYQNFIVGVNGGDRALYTYLGPLQPRLGNAVYSNPGAISPLFNDPDLQLIGIGSRIFLGGAIGYVAWEGTQHFPLQKRLPNHTPVGPAATLALIGDAKQMNPRWVRGCYFKKYGPSLMLGVGVALPVLHEEVIVRAAVQDKDIVAPVVDFSIPRRVRPTFGLVSYAQLKSGRIKIEGKSVRTAPLASIYRSRQVAEELKQWIVAGKFTLSEPVAPIASDRSFLPQDRWGAQIALE; this comes from the coding sequence ATGCGAACAATAGCAGAAATAAATGAAAAAATCAACAGTCAACGAGCGGTAGTTTGGACAACAGAAGAACTGAAAGCTAAAGTCAAGACAGGAGGGATAAAAAAGGCTTTTCAAGAAGTAGATGTAATCGCTACTGGAACCTTTGAGCCGATGGAATCTTCCGGGGCGATTATTAATTTAGGACATACAGATCCGCCGATAAAAATTCGTCAGTGCTGGTTAGATAATGTTCCTGCTTATGCTGGTTTTGGTGCTGTAGATTTGTATTTAGGAGCGACAGTAATGGCAGATTACAGCAATACAGAAGCAACTGATATTGAGACACGCCAAGGAGCTTCGACAATAGAACGAGGCGGCGGTCATGTAATTGAAGATTTAATTGCTGGGAAACCAATAAATTTACGGGCTATAGGACAGATAACAGACTGCTATCCGAGAGCAAGCCTAGAAACAACAATTAGTCGGGAGACAATTAATCAATTTTATCTATATAATCCTCGAAATTTATATCAAAATTTCATAGTTGGTGTCAATGGAGGCGATCGCGCCCTTTATACCTATCTCGGTCCATTACAGCCACGATTGGGAAATGCGGTTTATTCTAATCCGGGGGCTATTTCACCTTTATTCAACGACCCAGATTTACAATTAATCGGCATTGGTAGCCGTATTTTTCTCGGCGGTGCTATTGGTTATGTAGCTTGGGAAGGAACACAGCATTTTCCTTTACAAAAACGCTTACCCAACCACACGCCCGTGGGACCTGCCGCTACACTCGCTTTAATCGGCGATGCTAAACAAATGAATCCTCGTTGGGTACGAGGTTGCTACTTCAAAAAATACGGCCCTTCCTTAATGTTAGGAGTAGGAGTAGCATTGCCCGTATTGCATGAAGAAGTAATTGTCCGCGCTGCCGTACAAGACAAAGATATCGTCGCCCCAGTAGTCGATTTTTCGATTCCTCGGCGAGTACGTCCAACATTTGGCTTAGTTAGCTACGCCCAACTCAAAAGCGGACGAATCAAAATTGAAGGTAAAAGCGTGCGTACAGCCCCACTTGCGAGCATTTACCGATCGCGACAAGTAGCAGAAGAATTAAAACAGTGGATCGTTGCCGGAAAATTCACCCTCAGCGAACCTGTAGCCCCGATCGCCAGCGATCGCTCGTTTTTGCCCCAAGACCGTTGGGGAGCGCAAATTGCCCTTGAATAG
- a CDS encoding response regulator — protein sequence MAAKQKILVIDDSKVIRMRVKDMLPAGNIEVIEAKDGMEGLNKIRSDNPNLIMLDFLLPKKSGWEVYQELQKSAKLRSIPLVLMSGRKEEVTEKLPEPFEHFAFVEKPFEQKQLIQAIKHAMKVAPPAPKETEVAGGAAVGGDAATAAQLKALKEKVAKMETEIEGLKKQLTQLIGFIKQKLK from the coding sequence GTGGCAGCTAAACAAAAGATCCTGGTTATAGATGATAGTAAAGTTATCAGGATGAGAGTAAAGGATATGTTACCGGCGGGTAACATAGAAGTCATCGAAGCTAAAGATGGCATGGAAGGACTCAATAAAATCCGCTCGGATAATCCCAACTTAATCATGTTGGATTTTCTGCTGCCGAAAAAGAGTGGTTGGGAAGTCTATCAAGAATTACAAAAAAGTGCGAAACTGCGTTCAATTCCGTTAGTGTTGATGTCGGGACGTAAAGAAGAGGTAACGGAAAAACTTCCCGAACCCTTTGAGCATTTTGCTTTCGTTGAAAAGCCTTTTGAGCAAAAGCAGCTAATTCAAGCAATTAAACACGCGATGAAAGTTGCTCCACCAGCACCAAAAGAAACAGAAGTTGCTGGTGGGGCTGCGGTTGGTGGAGATGCAGCAACGGCGGCACAATTGAAGGCACTTAAGGAAAAAGTTGCCAAAATGGAAACAGAAATTGAGGGCTTGAAAAAGCAGCTAACTCAACTTATCGGTTTCATTAAGCAGAAACTTAAATAA
- the urtA gene encoding urea ABC transporter substrate-binding protein yields MREKSQPVVESDKVVYVGILHSQSGAMSTSEASLQDAELMAIAEINATGGVLGKQIVPIVADGASKAKIFASEAKKLIESAQVATIFGGWTSASRKAVLPVVEQLNNLLWYPSQYEGLEASPNIFYTGSCPNQQIEPAVNWLLNNVGTKFYLLGSDHVYPRTANKIVKAQLKRFGGSCVGEEYAEIGANDFQEAIAQIKLAQPDVVFSSLNGESNLAFYQQYQEAGITAAEIPIMSVSISEEELQRLGANVPEGHYAAWSYFQTINTPKNQEFVANFQKKYGQQRAISDPIEAAYTAVYLWKQAVELAGSFATAKVRQAAIGLNLVAPVGKVTIEGNNHLWKPLRIGKIQQNGQFTLVWDSNRAIAPEPWLGIERLQAPTVPVIVDLLKEVSNGIEYSCQLEEKSRALEGLMAELIASNQQLRQTQQQLLAAEARNRELQQREKLLQHRLSSQIRDSLESDTIVNIAVNEIHDLLNIDCCLFLWYIRSAVPAYFQATQTVCDRTKPESCNESNSIEVVEVLGNRILETSWLAIDDLENSPNLDEISRLRLKNVRVKGLLAAPVHTRSGASGIVVCTHNQVRVWTDQEIEMLISVVEQLAIAIDQAKLYEESCTSAALAQAHAKQLQTTLEDLKQTQAQLVQTEKMSTLGQLVAGVAHEINNPVSFICGNLNYAKGYTQDLLDLVKLYQQHYPQPKPEIKDFIAQIELDFLLEDLPKTLSSMEIGSSRIHKLVTSLRNFSRRGQAKMQPFNLHEGIETTLLILSNRLKAQGSHPGIKIIKEYGELPPVDCYPSEINQVFMNLLGNAIDALEEKENLEDNQIFQPQIWIRTEVINGEKVQIHIGDNGPGISSERISQMFEPFFTTKPIGKGTGLGLSISHQIIVEKHQGKIECFSQPGEGTEFIIELPISQIHSNKESQCREAIA; encoded by the coding sequence ATGAGAGAAAAAAGCCAGCCAGTGGTCGAGTCAGACAAGGTTGTTTATGTAGGGATTTTGCACTCACAGAGTGGAGCGATGTCCACTAGCGAAGCATCGTTGCAAGATGCAGAACTAATGGCGATCGCGGAAATTAATGCAACTGGTGGTGTGTTGGGAAAGCAAATTGTCCCAATTGTTGCTGATGGTGCTTCTAAGGCGAAAATTTTTGCTAGCGAAGCCAAAAAATTGATTGAGTCAGCCCAAGTAGCGACAATTTTTGGTGGTTGGACTTCTGCGTCTCGGAAGGCGGTTTTACCTGTGGTAGAACAACTAAATAATTTGCTTTGGTATCCTTCTCAATATGAGGGTTTGGAAGCTTCACCAAATATTTTCTATACGGGTAGTTGTCCCAATCAACAAATTGAACCAGCAGTTAATTGGTTGTTAAATAACGTCGGGACGAAATTTTATCTCCTCGGTTCGGATCACGTTTATCCTCGTACTGCAAATAAAATTGTCAAAGCTCAACTCAAACGTTTTGGTGGTAGCTGTGTTGGGGAAGAATATGCAGAAATAGGAGCAAATGATTTTCAGGAGGCGATCGCGCAAATTAAACTTGCTCAACCAGATGTGGTTTTTAGTAGCCTCAATGGTGAGAGTAATTTAGCTTTTTATCAACAGTATCAGGAAGCGGGAATAACGGCGGCGGAGATCCCCATTATGAGTGTTAGTATCTCCGAAGAAGAACTGCAACGCCTGGGAGCAAATGTACCAGAAGGTCACTATGCTGCTTGGAGTTATTTTCAAACCATTAATACGCCCAAAAATCAAGAGTTTGTTGCTAATTTTCAAAAAAAATACGGTCAACAACGAGCAATTAGCGATCCCATTGAAGCAGCTTATACCGCAGTGTATCTTTGGAAACAAGCTGTGGAATTAGCGGGATCGTTTGCAACCGCAAAAGTGCGTCAAGCGGCGATCGGATTAAATTTGGTCGCACCAGTAGGAAAAGTAACTATTGAAGGAAATAATCATCTGTGGAAACCGTTACGGATTGGAAAAATACAGCAAAACGGACAATTTACGCTCGTTTGGGATAGCAATCGCGCGATCGCGCCCGAACCTTGGCTGGGAATCGAACGCTTACAAGCACCTACAGTACCAGTAATTGTCGATCTACTCAAAGAAGTTAGCAACGGAATTGAATATAGCTGTCAGTTAGAAGAAAAATCCCGCGCTTTAGAAGGACTGATGGCAGAATTAATCGCCTCCAATCAGCAATTACGTCAAACTCAACAACAACTTTTAGCAGCAGAAGCCAGAAATCGCGAACTACAGCAAAGGGAGAAATTACTTCAACATCGTTTGTCTAGCCAAATTCGTGACTCCCTCGAATCAGACACAATTGTCAATATTGCGGTCAATGAAATTCATGACTTGTTAAATATTGACTGTTGTTTGTTTTTGTGGTATATACGATCGGCAGTACCAGCTTATTTTCAAGCCACGCAGACAGTTTGCGATCGCACCAAACCAGAATCTTGTAACGAGTCCAACAGTATCGAAGTAGTAGAAGTTTTAGGTAATCGCATTCTCGAAACTAGCTGGTTAGCGATCGACGACCTAGAAAATAGTCCAAATTTAGATGAAATTAGCCGTTTACGACTAAAAAACGTCCGCGTGAAAGGGTTACTAGCTGCCCCAGTTCACACTCGTTCCGGAGCAAGTGGGATCGTCGTTTGTACTCATAATCAAGTAAGAGTGTGGACAGACCAAGAAATAGAAATGTTAATTTCCGTCGTCGAGCAACTAGCGATCGCCATCGACCAAGCTAAACTTTACGAAGAAAGTTGTACCAGTGCCGCTCTCGCTCAAGCTCACGCCAAGCAACTACAAACAACTTTAGAAGACTTAAAACAAACCCAAGCCCAACTCGTACAAACCGAAAAAATGTCCACATTGGGTCAATTAGTAGCTGGCGTAGCTCACGAAATTAATAACCCAGTAAGTTTTATTTGTGGAAACCTGAACTACGCCAAAGGATACACCCAAGATTTGCTCGACTTAGTTAAACTTTATCAACAACATTATCCCCAACCCAAGCCAGAAATCAAAGATTTTATCGCACAAATAGAATTAGATTTTTTACTCGAAGATTTGCCAAAAACTTTATCTTCGATGGAAATAGGCAGCTCTCGAATTCACAAATTAGTAACCTCCCTACGCAACTTTTCTCGTCGCGGTCAAGCCAAAATGCAACCTTTCAACCTTCATGAAGGTATCGAAACTACCTTGTTGATCTTAAGCAATCGTCTCAAAGCACAAGGTTCTCATCCAGGGATTAAAATAATTAAAGAATACGGAGAATTGCCACCAGTAGATTGCTATCCCTCAGAAATTAATCAAGTTTTTATGAATTTGCTTGGTAATGCGATCGATGCACTCGAAGAAAAAGAAAATCTTGAAGATAATCAAATTTTTCAACCTCAGATTTGGATTCGGACAGAAGTAATTAATGGTGAAAAAGTGCAGATCCACATTGGCGATAACGGTCCAGGAATTAGCAGCGAAAGGATCTCGCAAATGTTTGAACCATTTTTTACCACCAAACCCATTGGCAAAGGAACTGGTTTAGGACTTTCAATTAGCCATCAAATTATTGTTGAAAAACATCAAGGTAAAATTGAGTGTTTTTCTCAACCAGGAGAAGGCACAGAATTTATTATTGAACTACCAATATCTCAAATTCACTCCAATAAAGAAAGTCAGTGTCGCGAAGCGATCGCCTAA
- a CDS encoding phosphate-starvation-inducible PsiE family protein: MPPTRNQSRFRSRWFNRRAIVRNLEFIQDLIVVCLGIGLLVEMIILLWAIFSSLLEPFNFQAITSDILFLLILVELFRLLINFLEEHRISVGVAVEVTIVSVLREIIVHGVLEIEWGQVLAICAFLLVMGALLLICTQTPYACELKNGDRVSESSTTADDAKTKVGF; encoded by the coding sequence ATGCCTCCCACTAGAAACCAGTCTCGTTTCAGATCTCGATGGTTTAACCGACGGGCGATCGTTCGTAACTTAGAATTTATCCAGGATTTGATCGTTGTCTGTTTAGGTATAGGCTTGCTTGTTGAGATGATTATCTTGCTGTGGGCAATTTTTAGTTCGTTGCTTGAACCTTTTAATTTTCAGGCGATTACGTCTGATATCCTATTTTTGTTAATTCTAGTGGAGTTATTTCGCCTTTTAATCAATTTCTTGGAAGAGCATCGGATCTCGGTAGGGGTGGCGGTTGAAGTGACGATTGTCTCGGTTTTACGAGAAATTATCGTTCATGGGGTGCTAGAAATTGAATGGGGTCAAGTTTTGGCGATTTGCGCGTTTTTGCTGGTTATGGGGGCGCTGCTGTTGATTTGTACTCAAACTCCTTATGCTTGTGAGTTGAAAAATGGAGATCGAGTTTCTGAGTCTTCGACAACAGCCGATGATGCTAAAACTAAAGTCGGTTTCTGA